The following are encoded together in the Acidobacteriota bacterium genome:
- a CDS encoding response regulator — translation MLKSKILIVDDTRAGRETLEELLFSPLYDLFFACNGREALEETARVTPDLILLDVMMPDMNGFEVCRKVRQDSRMGEVPIIMITALDDSESRLEGIEAGADDFISKPFDGAELRARVRTITRLNRYRRLHLERAKFEWVIERSGDGYLTVTDRGVINYANPAARLYLGLKEDLSIGGFGYFEEGLRAHHVLQPETSWKGVLDGRVPIPETPLFLIRPASQTSTALWLEVTPFDSSSAVPGERLFRLQNVSSQMSSQREMWTFYSRISFKIKTPLSSLLGNVGLLADEGRNLAPEEIEQLAMSTRNAAEKLNSEVSDILQFLRVPTLSRFGEKVTLGGLAETVRAVAEEMNVDVSVEEIPEDLKPLILSISDRGLGWVLRELFENSHKFHPHNEPHVDVVVSSTVPNWVTIQVRDNGSHLAPSQLNRALVPNYQGERYGNAMVEGMGLGLPLVASVVWEARGSCGIRNRDDAPGVIVEMSFPVQE, via the coding sequence ATGCTCAAAAGCAAGATCCTGATCGTGGACGATACCCGCGCGGGGAGGGAGACCCTCGAGGAACTCCTCTTCTCCCCCCTGTACGACCTCTTCTTCGCCTGCAACGGCCGGGAGGCGCTCGAGGAGACCGCCCGGGTCACGCCGGACCTCATCCTTCTCGACGTGATGATGCCGGACATGAACGGCTTCGAGGTTTGCCGGAAAGTGCGCCAGGACAGCCGGATGGGTGAGGTGCCCATCATCATGATCACCGCCCTCGACGACTCGGAGTCGCGCCTGGAGGGGATCGAGGCCGGCGCCGACGACTTCATCTCCAAGCCCTTCGACGGGGCGGAACTCCGGGCCCGCGTCCGGACCATCACGCGCCTGAACCGGTACCGCCGTCTCCACCTGGAGCGGGCCAAGTTCGAGTGGGTCATCGAGCGGTCCGGGGACGGGTACCTGACCGTCACGGACCGGGGGGTGATCAACTACGCGAACCCCGCCGCACGGCTGTACCTGGGCCTGAAGGAGGACCTGTCCATCGGCGGTTTCGGCTACTTCGAGGAGGGGCTCCGCGCCCACCACGTCCTCCAGCCCGAGACGTCGTGGAAGGGCGTGCTCGACGGCAGGGTCCCCATCCCCGAAACGCCCCTGTTCCTGATCCGGCCGGCCTCCCAGACGTCCACCGCCCTCTGGCTGGAGGTGACCCCCTTCGACAGCTCGTCGGCGGTCCCCGGCGAGCGCCTGTTCCGCCTGCAGAACGTGAGCAGCCAGATGTCCTCCCAGCGTGAGATGTGGACCTTCTACTCCCGGATCTCCTTCAAGATCAAGACGCCGCTCAGCAGCCTCCTGGGGAACGTCGGCCTCCTCGCCGACGAGGGCCGCAACCTCGCCCCGGAGGAGATCGAGCAACTGGCCATGTCCACGCGCAACGCCGCGGAGAAGCTGAACTCGGAGGTCTCCGACATCCTTCAGTTCCTCCGCGTCCCCACGCTGTCCCGGTTCGGGGAGAAAGTGACCCTCGGCGGTCTCGCGGAGACCGTCCGGGCCGTCGCCGAGGAGATGAACGTGGACGTGAGCGTCGAGGAGATCCCCGAGGACCTCAAGCCCCTGATCCTCTCCATCTCCGACCGCGGCCTGGGGTGGGTCCTGCGCGAACTCTTCGAGAACTCCCACAAGTTCCACCCCCACAACGAACCGCACGTGGACGTCGTCGTCTCGAGCACCGTCCCCAACTGGGTCACGATCCAGGTGCGGGACAACGGTTCCCACCTCGCCCCCTCCCAGCTCAACCGCGCGCTCGTGCCCAACTACCAGGGGGAGAGATACGGGAATGCCATGGTGGAGGGGATGGGCCTCGGGCTTCCCCTGGTGGCCTCCGTCGTCTGGGAGGCCCGGGGTTCGTGCGGGATCCGCAACCGCGACGACGCACCGGGCGTCATCGTGGAGATGAGCTTCCCCG